From Mycobacterium sp. HUMS_12744610, one genomic window encodes:
- a CDS encoding DUF5131 family protein: MSTATSIEWTEATWNPTTGCDRISPGCDRCYAMTMARRLKAMGSAKYQNDGDPRTSGPGFEVTMHQESVLDPIVKWPRKSQMVFLDSMSDVFHARVAADFQGKIFATMALTPQHSYQVLTKRPGRMRELLAHGGRVHKAMMQALWDLRRNGPNIPAWNIRWLFERTDGECPWPLPNVWLGTSIESDDYTGRADDLRETAASVRFLSLEPLLGALPSLDLNGIDWVITGGESGPGARPMDPQWARTIRDHCLANGVAFLHKQNGEWASTRRYGVGVLDGPRIYGSATQDAPHGFVLREILQRVGKKTAGRELDGRTWDQFPTPVGGGKRPSQSVITNAAGRVGEA; encoded by the coding sequence GTGAGTACCGCCACATCCATCGAATGGACCGAAGCCACGTGGAACCCGACAACTGGTTGTGACCGAATTTCACCTGGGTGCGATCGCTGCTACGCGATGACGATGGCCCGTCGACTCAAGGCGATGGGATCGGCGAAGTACCAGAATGACGGCGATCCACGCACGAGCGGTCCCGGATTCGAAGTGACAATGCATCAAGAATCGGTGCTGGATCCGATCGTCAAGTGGCCACGCAAGAGTCAAATGGTGTTCTTGGACAGCATGTCTGACGTCTTCCACGCGCGCGTCGCCGCTGACTTCCAAGGGAAGATCTTCGCCACGATGGCACTCACTCCGCAGCACAGCTACCAAGTACTAACGAAACGACCGGGCCGGATGCGCGAGCTTCTCGCTCACGGGGGCCGAGTCCACAAGGCGATGATGCAGGCACTGTGGGATCTCCGTCGAAACGGCCCGAACATCCCGGCATGGAACATCCGATGGTTGTTCGAGCGGACCGACGGGGAATGCCCGTGGCCCCTGCCCAACGTGTGGCTAGGAACCTCGATCGAGTCAGATGACTACACCGGGCGCGCCGACGATTTACGGGAGACCGCGGCCTCGGTCCGGTTCTTGTCGCTGGAGCCGCTACTGGGCGCGTTGCCCAGCTTGGACTTGAATGGGATCGACTGGGTGATTACCGGTGGCGAATCCGGTCCTGGCGCTCGCCCGATGGATCCGCAATGGGCGCGCACGATTCGAGACCATTGCCTAGCCAACGGTGTTGCGTTCTTGCATAAGCAAAACGGTGAATGGGCAAGCACCAGACGTTACGGTGTCGGGGTTCTCGACGGTCCTCGGATCTATGGCTCAGCAACGCAAGATGCCCCCCATGGATTCGTATTACGCGAGATCCTCCAGCGGGTCGGCAAGAAGACGGCTGGCCGCGAACTGGACGGCCGAACATGGGACCAGTTCCCAACGCCGGTAGGCGGGGGCAAGCGCCCCTCGCAATCCGTAATCACCAACGCCGCAGGGAGAGTGGGTGAGGCATGA
- a CDS encoding Sir2 family NAD-dependent protein deacetylase, which yields MAVTEVVVLTGAGISAESGLPTFSGADGLWEGHRREDVATPDGFAADPVTVQRFYNRLRRRLHEVEPNAAHHSLARLQRHLGPRMHLVTQNIDDLHQRAGTVEVTAMHGELRKIRHVDTGQVLEWPHDVVETDTQWRPHVVWFGERTIGLDMIVEKLATVSVFAAIGTSGTVYPASQFAAIAKAAGAETYEINQVATDGGRFDHHWIGPATRRVPEFVEHLIQRA from the coding sequence GTGGCCGTAACCGAAGTTGTGGTGTTGACCGGGGCTGGGATCAGCGCCGAGTCCGGACTCCCGACGTTCAGCGGCGCCGACGGTCTCTGGGAAGGTCATCGCCGCGAGGACGTGGCGACACCGGACGGTTTCGCCGCCGACCCGGTCACCGTGCAGCGGTTCTACAACCGACTGCGCCGCCGTCTGCACGAGGTGGAACCCAACGCCGCGCACCACTCGCTGGCGCGCCTGCAGCGCCACCTCGGCCCGCGCATGCACCTGGTCACGCAGAACATCGACGATCTGCATCAACGTGCCGGCACAGTCGAGGTGACCGCGATGCACGGCGAGCTACGCAAGATCCGCCACGTCGACACCGGCCAGGTGCTGGAGTGGCCGCACGACGTTGTCGAGACCGATACGCAGTGGCGACCGCACGTGGTTTGGTTCGGCGAGCGCACGATCGGCCTGGACATGATCGTAGAAAAGCTCGCTACCGTAAGTGTTTTCGCGGCGATCGGCACCTCAGGAACGGTGTATCCGGCCAGCCAATTCGCCGCGATCGCGAAGGCCGCCGGCGCCGAGACCTACGAGATCAACCAGGTCGCCACCGACGGCGGGCGGTTCGATCACCACTGGATTGGCCCGGCGACACGCCGAGTTCCCGAGTTCGTCGAGCACCTCATCCAGCGAGCCTGA